Proteins encoded together in one Meles meles chromosome 7, mMelMel3.1 paternal haplotype, whole genome shotgun sequence window:
- the FMNL3 gene encoding formin-like protein 3 isoform X2 has protein sequence MGNLESAEGGPGEPPSVSLLPPPGKMPMPEPCELEERFALVLSSMNLPPDKARLLRQYDNEKKWDLICDQERFQVKNPPHTYIQKLQSFLDPSVTRKKFRRRVQESTKVLRELEISLRTNHIGWVREFLNDENKGLDVLVDYLSFAQCSVMFDFEGLESGDDGAFDKLRSWSRSIEDLQPPSALSAPFTNSLARSARQSVLRYSTLPGRRALKNSRLVSQKDDVHVCILCLRAIMNYQYGFNLVMSHPHAVNEIALSLNNKNPRTKALVLELLAAVCLVRGGHEIILAAFDNFKEVCKELHRFEKLMEYFRNEDSNIDFMVACMQFINIVVHSVEDMNFRVHLQYEFTKLGLEEFLQKSRHTESEKLQVQIQAYLDNVFDVGGLLEDAETKNVALEKVEELEEHVSHLTEKLLDLENENMMRVAELEKQLLQREKELESVKETYENTSHQVHTLRRLIKEKEEAFQRRCHLEPGARGLESLGSEALARIGPAELGEGVLPSDLDLLAPAPPPEEALPLPPPPAPPLPPPPPPLPDKCPPAPPLPGAAPSVVLTVGLSAIRIKKPIKTKFRLPVFNWTALKPNQISGTVFSELDDEKILEDLDLDKFEELFKTKAQGPALDLICSKNKTAQKAASKVTLLEANRAKNLAITLRKAGRSAEEICRAIHTFDLQTLPVDFVECLMRFLPTEAEVKLLRQYERERQPLDELAAEDRFMLLFSKVERLTQRMAGMAFLGNFQDNLQMLTPQLNAIIAASASVKSSQKLKQMLEIILALGNYMNSSKRGAVYGFKLQSLDLLLDTKSTDRKMTLLHFIALTVKEKYPDLANFWHELHFVEKAAAVSLENVLLDVKELGRGMELIRRECGIHDNSVLRNFLSTNEGKLDKLQRDAKTAEEAYNAVVRYFGESPKTTPPSVFFPVFVRFIRSYKEAEQENEARKKQEEVMREKQLAQEAKKLDAKTPSQRNKWQQQELIAELRRRQAKEHRPVYEGKDGTIEDIITGLHHQPIVVRHQARSAAPPSGPPRAPGPH, from the exons AGCTCCATGAACCTGCCTCCTGACAAGGCCCGGCTCCTGCGGCAGTATGACAATGAGAAGAAGTGGGATCTGATCTGTGACCAG GAACGGTTCCAGGTGAAGAATCCTCCCCACACTTACATCCAGAAACTCCAGAGCTTCTTGGACCCCAGCGTAACCCGGAAG AAGTTCAGGAGGAGAGTGCAGGAGTCAACCAAAGTACTGAGGGAGCTGGAGATCTCACTTCGCACCAACCACATTGG GTGGGTTCGGGAGTTTCTGAATGATGAAAACAAAGGCCTGGATGTGCTGGTGGATTATCTGTCCTTTGCCCAATGTTCGGTCAT GTTTGACTTTGAGGGTCTGGAGAGTGGTGACGATGGTGCGTTTGACAAGCTCCGGTCCTGGAGCAGGTCCATCGAGGACCTGCAGCCACCCAGCGCCCTGTCAGCCCCCTTCACCAACAGCCTCGCTCGCTCTGCGCGCCAGTCTGTGCTCCG GTATAGCACTCTCCCTGGGCGCAGGGCCCTGAAGAACTCCCGCCTGGTGAGCCAGAAGGATGATGTCCACGTCTGTATCCTTTGCCTCAGAGCCATCATGAACTATCAG TATGGCTTCAACCTGGTCATGTCCCACCCCCACGCTGTCAATGAGATTGCACTCAGCCTCAACAACAAGAATCCACG GACCAAAGCCCTTGTCTTGGAGCTCTTGGCAGCTGTGTGTTTGGTGCGGGGAGGTCACGAAATCATTCTTGCTGCCTTTGACAATTTCAAAGAG GTATGCAAGGAGCTACACCGCTTTGAGAAGCTGATGGAGTATTTCCGGAATGAAGACAGCAACATCGACTTCATG GTGGCGTGCATGCAGTTTATCAACATCGTGGTGCACTCAGTAGAGGACATGAACTTCCGGGTGCACCTGCAGTATGAGTTCACCAAGCTGGGGCTGGAGGAGTTCTTGCAG AAGTCAAGGCACACAGAGAGCGAGAAGCTGCAGGTGCAGATCCAGGCGTACCTGGACAATGTGTTTGATGTGGGAGGCTTGCTGGAGGACGCGGAGACTAAGAACGTGGCCCTGGAGAAGGTGGAGGAGCTGGAGGAACATGTGTCCCAC CTCACGGAGAAGCTTCTGGACCTGGAGAATGAGAACATGATGCGTGTGGCAGAGCTAGAGAAGCAGCTGCTGCAGCGGGAGAAGGAACTAGAGAGCGTCAAG GAGACTTATGAGAACACGAGCCACCAGGTACACACGCTGCGGCGGCTCAttaaagagaaggaggaggcctTCCAGCGCCGATGCCACTTGGAGCCTGGGGCGCGGGGCCTGGAGTCATTGGGCAGCGAGGCTCTGGCCCGGATAGGCCCTGCAGAGCTGGGTGAGGGCGTGCTGCCCTCTGACCTGGACCTCCTGGCTCCAGCCCCGCCACCCGAGGAGGCCCTGCCGCTGCCTCCACCGCcagctcctcccctgcccccaccaccgcCCCCGTTACCAG ATAAgtgtcccccagccccacctctccCTGGCGCTGCTCCCTCTGTGGTGTTGACAGTAGGCCTGTCAG CCATTCGCATCAAGAAACCCATCAAGACCAAGTTCCGGTTGCCTGTCTTCAACTGGACAGCATTGAAACCCAACCAGATCAGTGGCACTGTCTTCAGTGAACTTGACGATGAGAAGATCTTGGAG GACCTAGACCTGGACAAATTTGAAGAACTGTTCAAGACGAAAGCCCAGGGCCCCGCTCTTGACCTAATCTGCTCTAAGAATAAGACAGCGCAAAAGGCCGCCAGCAAGGTGACCCTATTGGAAGCCAATCGTGCCAAGAACCTGGCCATCACCCTCCGCAAGGCTGGCCGCTCGGCAGAGGAGATCTGCAGGGCCATCCACAC GTTTGACCTCCAGACACTGCCCGTGGATTTTGTGGAGTGCCTGATGCGCTTCCTGCCCACAGAGGCCGAGGTGAAGCTGCTGCGGCAGTACGAGCGGGAGCGGCAGCCGCTGGACGAGCTGGCGGCCGAGGACCGCTTCATGCTGCTCTTCAGCAAGGTGGAGCGGCTGACGCAGCGGATGGCCGGCATGGCCTTCCTGGGCAACTTCCAGGACAACCTGCAGATGCTCACACCG CAACTCAACGCCATCATTGCCGCCTCTGCCTCTGTCAAGTCCTCCCAGAAGCTGAAGCAGAtgttggag ATCATACTTGCCCTGGGGAACTATATGAACAGCAGCAAGCGAGGTGCTGTGTACGGCTTCAAGCTCCAGAGCCTGGATCTG CTGCTGGACACCAAGTCCACTGACAGGAAGATGACATTGCTGCATTTCATTGCCTTGACGGTGAAAGAGAAGTATCCAGACCTGGCCAACTTCTGGCATGAGCTACACTTCGTGGAGAAGGCTGCAGCAG TGTCCCTGGAGAACGTGCTGCTAGATGTGAAGGAGCTGGGCCGGGGCATGGAGCTGATTCGGCGGGAATGTGGCATCCACGACAACAGCGTCCTTCGGAACTTCCTCAGCACTAACGAAGGCAAACTGGACAAGCTCCAGCGTGACGCCAAGACAGCCGAG GAGGCCTATAATGCGGTTGTACGCTACTTTGGCGAGAGTCCCAAGACCACACCCCCTTCTGTATTCTTCCCAGTGTTCGTCCGATTCATTCGTTCTTACAAG GAAGCAGAACAAGAGAACGAAGCTagaaagaagcaggaggaggtAATGCGGGAGAAGCAGCTGGCTCAGGAAGCCAAGAAACTGGATGCCAAG ACGCCATCTCAGCGGAACAAGTGGCAACAGCAGGAGCTAATCGCAGAGCTGAGGAGGCGCCAGGCCAAGGAGCATCGGCCTGTTTACGAGGGGAAGGATGGTACCATTGAGGACATCATTACAG GCCTTCACCACCAGCCCATCGTCGTTCGCCACCAAGCCAGGAGTGCCGCACCGCCCAGCGGCCCCCCGCGGGCTCCAGGCCCCCACTAA
- the FMNL3 gene encoding formin-like protein 3 isoform X5, translating into MGNLESAEGGPGEPPSVSLLPPPGKMPMPEPCELEERFALVLSSMNLPPDKARLLRQYDNEKKWDLICDQERFQVKNPPHTYIQKLQSFLDPSVTRKKFRRRVQESTKVLRELEISLRTNHIGWVREFLNDENKGLDVLVDYLSFAQCSVMYSTLPGRRALKNSRLVSQKDDVHVCILCLRAIMNYQYGFNLVMSHPHAVNEIALSLNNKNPRTKALVLELLAAVCLVRGGHEIILAAFDNFKEVCKELHRFEKLMEYFRNEDSNIDFMVACMQFINIVVHSVEDMNFRVHLQYEFTKLGLEEFLQKSRHTESEKLQVQIQAYLDNVFDVGGLLEDAETKNVALEKVEELEEHVSHLTEKLLDLENENMMRVAELEKQLLQREKELESVKETYENTSHQVHTLRRLIKEKEEAFQRRCHLEPGARGLESLGSEALARIGPAELGEGVLPSDLDLLAPAPPPEEALPLPPPPAPPLPPPPPPLPDKCPPAPPLPGAAPSVVLTVGLSAIRIKKPIKTKFRLPVFNWTALKPNQISGTVFSELDDEKILEDLDLDKFEELFKTKAQGPALDLICSKNKTAQKAASKVTLLEANRAKNLAITLRKAGRSAEEICRAIHTFDLQTLPVDFVECLMRFLPTEAEVKLLRQYERERQPLDELAAEDRFMLLFSKVERLTQRMAGMAFLGNFQDNLQMLTPQLNAIIAASASVKSSQKLKQMLEIILALGNYMNSSKRGAVYGFKLQSLDLLLDTKSTDRKMTLLHFIALTVKEKYPDLANFWHELHFVEKAAAVSLENVLLDVKELGRGMELIRRECGIHDNSVLRNFLSTNEGKLDKLQRDAKTAEEAYNAVVRYFGESPKTTPPSVFFPVFVRFIRSYKEAEQENEARKKQEEVMREKQLAQEAKKLDAKTPSQRNKWQQQELIAELRRRQAKEHRPVYEGKDGTIEDIITGLHHQPIVVRHQARSAAPPSGPPRAPGPH; encoded by the exons AGCTCCATGAACCTGCCTCCTGACAAGGCCCGGCTCCTGCGGCAGTATGACAATGAGAAGAAGTGGGATCTGATCTGTGACCAG GAACGGTTCCAGGTGAAGAATCCTCCCCACACTTACATCCAGAAACTCCAGAGCTTCTTGGACCCCAGCGTAACCCGGAAG AAGTTCAGGAGGAGAGTGCAGGAGTCAACCAAAGTACTGAGGGAGCTGGAGATCTCACTTCGCACCAACCACATTGG GTGGGTTCGGGAGTTTCTGAATGATGAAAACAAAGGCCTGGATGTGCTGGTGGATTATCTGTCCTTTGCCCAATGTTCGGTCAT GTATAGCACTCTCCCTGGGCGCAGGGCCCTGAAGAACTCCCGCCTGGTGAGCCAGAAGGATGATGTCCACGTCTGTATCCTTTGCCTCAGAGCCATCATGAACTATCAG TATGGCTTCAACCTGGTCATGTCCCACCCCCACGCTGTCAATGAGATTGCACTCAGCCTCAACAACAAGAATCCACG GACCAAAGCCCTTGTCTTGGAGCTCTTGGCAGCTGTGTGTTTGGTGCGGGGAGGTCACGAAATCATTCTTGCTGCCTTTGACAATTTCAAAGAG GTATGCAAGGAGCTACACCGCTTTGAGAAGCTGATGGAGTATTTCCGGAATGAAGACAGCAACATCGACTTCATG GTGGCGTGCATGCAGTTTATCAACATCGTGGTGCACTCAGTAGAGGACATGAACTTCCGGGTGCACCTGCAGTATGAGTTCACCAAGCTGGGGCTGGAGGAGTTCTTGCAG AAGTCAAGGCACACAGAGAGCGAGAAGCTGCAGGTGCAGATCCAGGCGTACCTGGACAATGTGTTTGATGTGGGAGGCTTGCTGGAGGACGCGGAGACTAAGAACGTGGCCCTGGAGAAGGTGGAGGAGCTGGAGGAACATGTGTCCCAC CTCACGGAGAAGCTTCTGGACCTGGAGAATGAGAACATGATGCGTGTGGCAGAGCTAGAGAAGCAGCTGCTGCAGCGGGAGAAGGAACTAGAGAGCGTCAAG GAGACTTATGAGAACACGAGCCACCAGGTACACACGCTGCGGCGGCTCAttaaagagaaggaggaggcctTCCAGCGCCGATGCCACTTGGAGCCTGGGGCGCGGGGCCTGGAGTCATTGGGCAGCGAGGCTCTGGCCCGGATAGGCCCTGCAGAGCTGGGTGAGGGCGTGCTGCCCTCTGACCTGGACCTCCTGGCTCCAGCCCCGCCACCCGAGGAGGCCCTGCCGCTGCCTCCACCGCcagctcctcccctgcccccaccaccgcCCCCGTTACCAG ATAAgtgtcccccagccccacctctccCTGGCGCTGCTCCCTCTGTGGTGTTGACAGTAGGCCTGTCAG CCATTCGCATCAAGAAACCCATCAAGACCAAGTTCCGGTTGCCTGTCTTCAACTGGACAGCATTGAAACCCAACCAGATCAGTGGCACTGTCTTCAGTGAACTTGACGATGAGAAGATCTTGGAG GACCTAGACCTGGACAAATTTGAAGAACTGTTCAAGACGAAAGCCCAGGGCCCCGCTCTTGACCTAATCTGCTCTAAGAATAAGACAGCGCAAAAGGCCGCCAGCAAGGTGACCCTATTGGAAGCCAATCGTGCCAAGAACCTGGCCATCACCCTCCGCAAGGCTGGCCGCTCGGCAGAGGAGATCTGCAGGGCCATCCACAC GTTTGACCTCCAGACACTGCCCGTGGATTTTGTGGAGTGCCTGATGCGCTTCCTGCCCACAGAGGCCGAGGTGAAGCTGCTGCGGCAGTACGAGCGGGAGCGGCAGCCGCTGGACGAGCTGGCGGCCGAGGACCGCTTCATGCTGCTCTTCAGCAAGGTGGAGCGGCTGACGCAGCGGATGGCCGGCATGGCCTTCCTGGGCAACTTCCAGGACAACCTGCAGATGCTCACACCG CAACTCAACGCCATCATTGCCGCCTCTGCCTCTGTCAAGTCCTCCCAGAAGCTGAAGCAGAtgttggag ATCATACTTGCCCTGGGGAACTATATGAACAGCAGCAAGCGAGGTGCTGTGTACGGCTTCAAGCTCCAGAGCCTGGATCTG CTGCTGGACACCAAGTCCACTGACAGGAAGATGACATTGCTGCATTTCATTGCCTTGACGGTGAAAGAGAAGTATCCAGACCTGGCCAACTTCTGGCATGAGCTACACTTCGTGGAGAAGGCTGCAGCAG TGTCCCTGGAGAACGTGCTGCTAGATGTGAAGGAGCTGGGCCGGGGCATGGAGCTGATTCGGCGGGAATGTGGCATCCACGACAACAGCGTCCTTCGGAACTTCCTCAGCACTAACGAAGGCAAACTGGACAAGCTCCAGCGTGACGCCAAGACAGCCGAG GAGGCCTATAATGCGGTTGTACGCTACTTTGGCGAGAGTCCCAAGACCACACCCCCTTCTGTATTCTTCCCAGTGTTCGTCCGATTCATTCGTTCTTACAAG GAAGCAGAACAAGAGAACGAAGCTagaaagaagcaggaggaggtAATGCGGGAGAAGCAGCTGGCTCAGGAAGCCAAGAAACTGGATGCCAAG ACGCCATCTCAGCGGAACAAGTGGCAACAGCAGGAGCTAATCGCAGAGCTGAGGAGGCGCCAGGCCAAGGAGCATCGGCCTGTTTACGAGGGGAAGGATGGTACCATTGAGGACATCATTACAG GCCTTCACCACCAGCCCATCGTCGTTCGCCACCAAGCCAGGAGTGCCGCACCGCCCAGCGGCCCCCCGCGGGCTCCAGGCCCCCACTAA
- the FMNL3 gene encoding formin-like protein 3 isoform X3, with product MGNLESAEGGPGEPPSVSLLPPPGKMPMPEPCELEERFALVLSSMNLPPDKARLLRQYDNEKKWDLICDQERFQVKNPPHTYIQKLQSFLDPSVTRKKFRRRVQESTKVLRELEISLRTNHIGWVREFLNDENKGLDVLVDYLSFAQCSVMFDFEGLESGDDGAFDKLRSWSRSIEDLQPPSALSAPFTNSLARSARQSVLRYSTLPGRRALKNSRLVSQKDDVHVCILCLRAIMNYQYGFNLVMSHPHAVNEIALSLNNKNPRTKALVLELLAAVCLVRGGHEIILAAFDNFKEVCKELHRFEKLMEYFRNEDSNIDFMVACMQFINIVVHSVEDMNFRVHLQYEFTKLGLEEFLQSRHTESEKLQVQIQAYLDNVFDVGGLLEDAETKNVALEKVEELEEHVSHLTEKLLDLENENMMRVAELEKQLLQREKELESVKETYENTSHQVHTLRRLIKEKEEAFQRRCHLEPGARGLESLGSEALARIGPAELGEGVLPSDLDLLAPAPPPEEALPLPPPPAPPLPPPPPPLPDKCPPAPPLPGAAPSVVLTVGLSAIRIKKPIKTKFRLPVFNWTALKPNQISGTVFSELDDEKILEDLDLDKFEELFKTKAQGPALDLICSKNKTAQKAASKVTLLEANRAKNLAITLRKAGRSAEEICRAIHTFDLQTLPVDFVECLMRFLPTEAEVKLLRQYERERQPLDELAAEDRFMLLFSKVERLTQRMAGMAFLGNFQDNLQMLTPQLNAIIAASASVKSSQKLKQMLEIILALGNYMNSSKRGAVYGFKLQSLDLLLDTKSTDRKMTLLHFIALTVKEKYPDLANFWHELHFVEKAAAVSLENVLLDVKELGRGMELIRRECGIHDNSVLRNFLSTNEGKLDKLQRDAKTAEEAYNAVVRYFGESPKTTPPSVFFPVFVRFIRSYKEAEQENEARKKQEEVMREKQLAQEAKKLDAKTPSQRNKWQQQELIAELRRRQAKEHRPVYEGKDGTIEDIITVLKSVPFTARTAKRGSRFFCDAAHHDESNC from the exons AGCTCCATGAACCTGCCTCCTGACAAGGCCCGGCTCCTGCGGCAGTATGACAATGAGAAGAAGTGGGATCTGATCTGTGACCAG GAACGGTTCCAGGTGAAGAATCCTCCCCACACTTACATCCAGAAACTCCAGAGCTTCTTGGACCCCAGCGTAACCCGGAAG AAGTTCAGGAGGAGAGTGCAGGAGTCAACCAAAGTACTGAGGGAGCTGGAGATCTCACTTCGCACCAACCACATTGG GTGGGTTCGGGAGTTTCTGAATGATGAAAACAAAGGCCTGGATGTGCTGGTGGATTATCTGTCCTTTGCCCAATGTTCGGTCAT GTTTGACTTTGAGGGTCTGGAGAGTGGTGACGATGGTGCGTTTGACAAGCTCCGGTCCTGGAGCAGGTCCATCGAGGACCTGCAGCCACCCAGCGCCCTGTCAGCCCCCTTCACCAACAGCCTCGCTCGCTCTGCGCGCCAGTCTGTGCTCCG GTATAGCACTCTCCCTGGGCGCAGGGCCCTGAAGAACTCCCGCCTGGTGAGCCAGAAGGATGATGTCCACGTCTGTATCCTTTGCCTCAGAGCCATCATGAACTATCAG TATGGCTTCAACCTGGTCATGTCCCACCCCCACGCTGTCAATGAGATTGCACTCAGCCTCAACAACAAGAATCCACG GACCAAAGCCCTTGTCTTGGAGCTCTTGGCAGCTGTGTGTTTGGTGCGGGGAGGTCACGAAATCATTCTTGCTGCCTTTGACAATTTCAAAGAG GTATGCAAGGAGCTACACCGCTTTGAGAAGCTGATGGAGTATTTCCGGAATGAAGACAGCAACATCGACTTCATG GTGGCGTGCATGCAGTTTATCAACATCGTGGTGCACTCAGTAGAGGACATGAACTTCCGGGTGCACCTGCAGTATGAGTTCACCAAGCTGGGGCTGGAGGAGTTCTTGCAG TCAAGGCACACAGAGAGCGAGAAGCTGCAGGTGCAGATCCAGGCGTACCTGGACAATGTGTTTGATGTGGGAGGCTTGCTGGAGGACGCGGAGACTAAGAACGTGGCCCTGGAGAAGGTGGAGGAGCTGGAGGAACATGTGTCCCAC CTCACGGAGAAGCTTCTGGACCTGGAGAATGAGAACATGATGCGTGTGGCAGAGCTAGAGAAGCAGCTGCTGCAGCGGGAGAAGGAACTAGAGAGCGTCAAG GAGACTTATGAGAACACGAGCCACCAGGTACACACGCTGCGGCGGCTCAttaaagagaaggaggaggcctTCCAGCGCCGATGCCACTTGGAGCCTGGGGCGCGGGGCCTGGAGTCATTGGGCAGCGAGGCTCTGGCCCGGATAGGCCCTGCAGAGCTGGGTGAGGGCGTGCTGCCCTCTGACCTGGACCTCCTGGCTCCAGCCCCGCCACCCGAGGAGGCCCTGCCGCTGCCTCCACCGCcagctcctcccctgcccccaccaccgcCCCCGTTACCAG ATAAgtgtcccccagccccacctctccCTGGCGCTGCTCCCTCTGTGGTGTTGACAGTAGGCCTGTCAG CCATTCGCATCAAGAAACCCATCAAGACCAAGTTCCGGTTGCCTGTCTTCAACTGGACAGCATTGAAACCCAACCAGATCAGTGGCACTGTCTTCAGTGAACTTGACGATGAGAAGATCTTGGAG GACCTAGACCTGGACAAATTTGAAGAACTGTTCAAGACGAAAGCCCAGGGCCCCGCTCTTGACCTAATCTGCTCTAAGAATAAGACAGCGCAAAAGGCCGCCAGCAAGGTGACCCTATTGGAAGCCAATCGTGCCAAGAACCTGGCCATCACCCTCCGCAAGGCTGGCCGCTCGGCAGAGGAGATCTGCAGGGCCATCCACAC GTTTGACCTCCAGACACTGCCCGTGGATTTTGTGGAGTGCCTGATGCGCTTCCTGCCCACAGAGGCCGAGGTGAAGCTGCTGCGGCAGTACGAGCGGGAGCGGCAGCCGCTGGACGAGCTGGCGGCCGAGGACCGCTTCATGCTGCTCTTCAGCAAGGTGGAGCGGCTGACGCAGCGGATGGCCGGCATGGCCTTCCTGGGCAACTTCCAGGACAACCTGCAGATGCTCACACCG CAACTCAACGCCATCATTGCCGCCTCTGCCTCTGTCAAGTCCTCCCAGAAGCTGAAGCAGAtgttggag ATCATACTTGCCCTGGGGAACTATATGAACAGCAGCAAGCGAGGTGCTGTGTACGGCTTCAAGCTCCAGAGCCTGGATCTG CTGCTGGACACCAAGTCCACTGACAGGAAGATGACATTGCTGCATTTCATTGCCTTGACGGTGAAAGAGAAGTATCCAGACCTGGCCAACTTCTGGCATGAGCTACACTTCGTGGAGAAGGCTGCAGCAG TGTCCCTGGAGAACGTGCTGCTAGATGTGAAGGAGCTGGGCCGGGGCATGGAGCTGATTCGGCGGGAATGTGGCATCCACGACAACAGCGTCCTTCGGAACTTCCTCAGCACTAACGAAGGCAAACTGGACAAGCTCCAGCGTGACGCCAAGACAGCCGAG GAGGCCTATAATGCGGTTGTACGCTACTTTGGCGAGAGTCCCAAGACCACACCCCCTTCTGTATTCTTCCCAGTGTTCGTCCGATTCATTCGTTCTTACAAG GAAGCAGAACAAGAGAACGAAGCTagaaagaagcaggaggaggtAATGCGGGAGAAGCAGCTGGCTCAGGAAGCCAAGAAACTGGATGCCAAG ACGCCATCTCAGCGGAACAAGTGGCAACAGCAGGAGCTAATCGCAGAGCTGAGGAGGCGCCAGGCCAAGGAGCATCGGCCTGTTTACGAGGGGAAGGATGGTACCATTGAGGACATCATTACAG TGTTGAAGAGTGTCCCTTTCACGGCCCGTACTGCCAAGCGGGGCTCACGCTTCTTCTGCGATGCAGCCCACCATGATGAGTCAAACTGTTAA